Proteins from a single region of Desulfosalsimonas propionicica:
- the tyrS gene encoding tyrosine--tRNA ligase has product MNVLETLRERGFVEATTHDEQLGRELEENAPVTCYVGFDPTGSSLHVGHLLPIMALSHMQRAGHRPIALVGGGTGLVGDPSGKTEMRQLLTLEMVQENANAIKGQLSRFIAFDEGNAELLNNADWLVDLRYIEFLRDIGRHFSVNRMIKAESYRVRLDSEEGLNFIEFNYMLLQAYDFLKLYDSHGCRLQMGGSDQWGNIVAGIDLIRRMRQAEAYGLTFSLVTTSSGAKMGKTAQGAVWLDPGRTSPYEYYQYWVNTDDRDVVKFLFLFTFLPAEEIRAVQNLKDADINNAKAVLAYEATCLAHGRRAAVNAFQAASQMFGARRIDETLLPSSEIPRQPLDHDAGVPSSVFDKTDLDQGIPAFKLYQQVGLSDSASAARRLIKQGGAYINGRRIDRQDYMVSAEDLEDNEIVLRAGKKKYHKIKIQG; this is encoded by the coding sequence ATGAATGTATTGGAGACACTCCGGGAGCGGGGCTTTGTTGAAGCCACCACACATGACGAACAATTGGGGCGGGAACTGGAAGAAAACGCGCCCGTAACCTGTTATGTCGGATTTGATCCCACCGGATCGAGCCTGCATGTGGGTCATCTGCTGCCGATCATGGCCCTTTCCCATATGCAGCGCGCCGGCCATCGGCCCATCGCCCTGGTTGGCGGGGGTACCGGCCTTGTGGGCGACCCGAGCGGTAAAACCGAAATGCGTCAGCTTCTGACCCTGGAAATGGTTCAGGAAAATGCGAATGCCATCAAGGGGCAGCTGTCCCGGTTTATCGCATTTGACGAAGGTAACGCCGAACTGCTAAACAATGCCGACTGGCTGGTGGACCTGCGATACATTGAATTTTTACGAGATATTGGCCGCCATTTTTCGGTTAACCGGATGATCAAGGCCGAAAGCTACCGGGTGCGCCTGGATTCTGAAGAAGGGTTGAATTTTATCGAGTTTAACTACATGCTGTTGCAGGCCTATGATTTTTTAAAGCTCTATGACAGCCACGGATGCCGGCTGCAGATGGGCGGCAGCGATCAATGGGGCAATATTGTGGCCGGCATTGATCTGATTCGGCGCATGCGCCAGGCAGAAGCCTACGGGCTGACCTTTTCCCTGGTGACAACCAGCAGCGGTGCCAAAATGGGCAAAACCGCCCAGGGTGCTGTCTGGCTGGATCCCGGTCGGACGAGTCCCTATGAATATTACCAGTACTGGGTCAATACCGACGATCGGGATGTGGTCAAGTTTTTGTTTCTTTTTACGTTCCTGCCAGCTGAAGAGATCCGGGCTGTCCAGAACCTCAAGGATGCCGACATCAACAATGCCAAGGCGGTGCTGGCCTACGAGGCCACATGCCTGGCACATGGCCGCCGGGCAGCGGTCAATGCCTTTCAGGCAGCCTCACAGATGTTTGGCGCACGGCGCATTGACGAAACCCTTTTGCCGTCAAGCGAGATTCCAAGGCAGCCTTTGGATCATGACGCTGGTGTGCCAAGTTCGGTGTTTGACAAAACAGATCTGGACCAGGGCATTCCTGCTTTCAAGCTCTATCAGCAGGTTGGGTTGAGCGATTCGGCCAGTGCCGCACGCCGTCTGATCAAACAGGGGGGCGCTTATATCAACGGCCGCCGCATTGACCGGCAGGATTACATGGTCAGCGCAGAGGACCTTGAAGACAATGAGATCGTGCTGCGGGCGGGCAAGAAGAAGTACCACAAAATCAAGATCCAGGGCTGA
- the rny gene encoding ribonuclease Y: MDGIYILMFIAGAALGFGASQLLRHRLAGQKIADAEEKAKMIVEAAERKSDSLIKEAQLEAKDRLYKMKSDFDAETAETRDELKKQEKRLLSKEENLDKKNEQIEHQAKENARMERELQERESGIAKREKHYQDLIDEQKRQLETISGMTAEESKELLMQSMENEARHDSAKMIKRIVAEAKENADKEAKKIMATAIQRYAGDFVAERTVSVVQLPDDEMKGRIIGREGRNIRALEAATGIDLIIDDTPEAVILSGFNPVRREVARLSLLRLIEDGRIHPARIEDVVKKVDQEVEVTIKEAGSQAAFDLGVHGINNELIKYLGRLKFRTSYAQNVLQHSIEVGFLCGAMAAELGLNVKMAKRMGLLHDIGKAIDHEVDGNHAEIGARLAKKHGEAPKVVHAIAAHHEDVTPESVYDLLVQAADSLSGARPGARKELLENYIKRLEDLEGIAKEAKGVANAYAIQAGRELRVIVDGGKMSDDDAVILGKDIVKKIEEKLTFPGQIKVTVIRETRAVEYANK, from the coding sequence ATGGATGGAATTTATATTTTAATGTTCATTGCAGGCGCTGCGCTGGGCTTTGGCGCATCGCAACTGCTCCGGCACCGGCTTGCAGGCCAGAAGATAGCCGATGCCGAAGAAAAGGCTAAAATGATCGTTGAGGCTGCGGAGCGCAAGTCTGATTCCTTGATCAAGGAGGCACAGCTTGAGGCCAAGGATCGGCTTTATAAAATGAAAAGCGATTTTGACGCCGAAACCGCCGAAACCCGCGACGAGCTTAAAAAACAGGAAAAACGCCTGCTTTCCAAGGAAGAAAATCTTGACAAGAAAAACGAGCAGATAGAGCATCAGGCAAAAGAAAACGCACGCATGGAACGCGAACTCCAGGAACGGGAGTCGGGCATTGCCAAGCGGGAAAAACACTACCAGGATCTCATAGATGAGCAGAAACGTCAGCTGGAAACCATTTCCGGCATGACGGCCGAGGAGTCCAAGGAACTGCTTATGCAGTCCATGGAAAATGAAGCCCGGCACGACAGCGCCAAGATGATTAAGCGGATCGTGGCCGAGGCAAAGGAAAATGCGGACAAGGAAGCCAAAAAGATCATGGCCACGGCGATCCAGCGCTATGCTGGAGATTTTGTTGCCGAGCGCACGGTTTCCGTGGTGCAGCTCCCGGATGATGAAATGAAGGGCCGGATCATCGGCAGGGAAGGACGAAATATCCGGGCCCTGGAAGCGGCCACGGGAATTGATCTCATTATTGACGATACGCCGGAAGCTGTGATTCTATCCGGGTTCAATCCTGTGCGCCGGGAAGTGGCCCGCCTGTCTCTTTTGCGTCTGATCGAGGACGGCCGGATTCATCCGGCAAGAATCGAGGATGTGGTCAAGAAAGTGGATCAGGAAGTGGAGGTCACCATCAAGGAGGCCGGAAGCCAGGCCGCATTTGATCTGGGCGTGCACGGCATTAACAATGAGCTGATAAAATATCTGGGCCGGTTGAAGTTTCGCACCAGTTACGCGCAAAACGTGCTTCAGCATTCCATAGAGGTGGGCTTTCTGTGTGGGGCCATGGCAGCGGAACTGGGCCTGAACGTGAAAATGGCCAAGCGTATGGGTCTGCTCCATGACATCGGCAAGGCCATTGATCACGAGGTGGATGGCAATCATGCCGAAATCGGTGCCAGGCTGGCCAAGAAGCATGGTGAAGCCCCCAAGGTGGTCCATGCCATTGCCGCCCATCACGAGGATGTAACCCCTGAATCCGTGTATGATCTTCTGGTGCAGGCAGCAGATAGTCTTTCCGGCGCCCGGCCTGGAGCGCGCAAGGAATTGCTCGAAAATTACATCAAGCGCCTCGAAGACCTGGAGGGCATTGCCAAGGAGGCCAAAGGCGTGGCCAATGCCTATGCGATTCAGGCAGGCCGGGAGCTTCGGGTCATCGTGGATGGGGGCAAAATGTCTGATGATGATGCCGTGATTCTTGGAAAAGACATCGTTAAAAAAATCGAGGAAAAACTAACCTTTCCAGGCCAGATCAAGGTAACGGTCATCCGTGAGACCCGGGCCGTGGAATACGCCAACAAGTAA
- a CDS encoding cell division protein ZapA gives MPSLEQIITIELLGEYFKFRADKDSPMDAREVADYLVDEVHQVASRFPAHAQKTNKLAIVVLAALNVVKQHMELKQDHDELLQSVANRALTMDRMIASSQCH, from the coding sequence ATGCCTTCGTTGGAACAGATCATTACAATAGAGCTTTTGGGCGAATATTTTAAATTCCGGGCTGATAAAGACAGTCCGATGGATGCGCGGGAAGTGGCCGACTATTTGGTTGACGAGGTTCACCAGGTGGCCTCACGATTTCCCGCGCATGCGCAGAAAACCAATAAGCTTGCCATCGTGGTGCTCGCAGCTTTAAATGTTGTCAAACAGCACATGGAGTTGAAGCAGGATCACGACGAACTTTTACAGTCTGTGGCCAACCGTGCCTTGACAATGGACCGGATGATTGCGTCAAGCCAATGCCATTGA
- a CDS encoding cell division protein ZapB, which yields METDEVMHQLDTLQEKVEHLIEQCQALQRNNTDLQAKVQQLESELDQKTEAENQFLQQKTQIRSRIDDLLAKLNNAAETPSPEE from the coding sequence GTGGAAACTGATGAAGTGATGCATCAGCTGGATACGCTTCAGGAAAAAGTGGAACACTTGATTGAGCAATGTCAAGCACTTCAGCGAAACAATACCGATTTGCAGGCCAAAGTGCAGCAACTGGAATCGGAATTGGATCAAAAGACTGAAGCTGAGAATCAATTTTTACAGCAAAAGACGCAAATTCGATCCAGAATCGACGATTTACTGGCCAAGCTCAACAATGCAGCCGAAACACCGTCCCCGGAAGAATAA
- a CDS encoding sugar phosphate nucleotidyltransferase translates to MISGQDKHNIPPMVAAIVLAAGKGTRMKSEKAKVLHPVAGRPMILHVVDAALGVAGNIVVVVGTQADEVKSIVLSHATVDFALQAEQKGTGHAVLCAMPALPENADHVMILCGDVPLISRETLAMLVARHTGNGQDITVLAAKVEDPTGYGRLKQNADGNVACIVEEADATVAEKAITTINTGIYIVDRLFLETALMQINTNNSQAEMYLTDIVGIAVDSGRRVGLMICRDNREVIGINSPRDLQSVESLISSQ, encoded by the coding sequence ATGATATCTGGTCAGGATAAACACAATATTCCTCCTATGGTTGCAGCCATTGTCCTTGCAGCCGGCAAGGGAACCCGGATGAAATCGGAAAAGGCCAAGGTGCTCCACCCGGTTGCGGGCAGGCCGATGATTCTCCATGTTGTTGATGCGGCTTTGGGCGTGGCCGGAAATATCGTGGTCGTGGTCGGCACCCAGGCCGATGAAGTTAAATCCATAGTGCTTTCCCACGCGACCGTGGATTTTGCCCTTCAGGCAGAGCAGAAAGGCACGGGGCATGCGGTGTTGTGTGCAATGCCGGCTTTGCCGGAAAATGCAGACCATGTCATGATTCTGTGCGGCGACGTCCCCCTGATTTCCAGGGAAACTCTGGCCATGCTGGTTGCCCGGCATACCGGAAATGGTCAGGATATCACAGTGCTTGCCGCCAAAGTGGAGGATCCAACCGGCTATGGAAGGCTTAAGCAAAATGCGGATGGAAACGTGGCATGCATTGTGGAAGAAGCGGACGCAACTGTGGCCGAAAAAGCGATTACCACTATAAATACCGGAATCTATATCGTCGACCGCCTCTTTCTGGAAACCGCGCTTATGCAGATCAATACGAACAACTCGCAAGCTGAGATGTATCTCACCGATATTGTAGGAATTGCCGTTGACTCCGGCAGGCGGGTGGGGCTGATGATCTGCCGGGATAATCGTGAAGTGATCGGCATTAACAGCCCCAGGGATCTCCAAAGTGTCGAGTCCCTGATTTCATCACAATGA
- a CDS encoding F0F1 ATP synthase subunit epsilon — translation MAENIQLEIVTPEKYVVSESSQIVMAPGTLGEFGVLSGHTPFLTSLQVGKVRYRNEKGDEHYVFVSGGFAEALPDKVTILAESAERLENIDYERAKDAYERAQQRLAGDKEDVDFARARAAMQRALTRMNIVQGSGSTH, via the coding sequence ATGGCTGAAAATATTCAACTCGAAATTGTGACCCCGGAAAAATACGTGGTCAGTGAATCGAGCCAGATCGTTATGGCCCCCGGCACTTTGGGCGAATTTGGTGTCCTTTCCGGTCATACGCCTTTTCTGACTTCACTTCAGGTGGGCAAGGTGCGCTATCGGAATGAAAAGGGCGATGAACACTACGTTTTTGTAAGCGGTGGATTTGCCGAAGCACTGCCCGATAAAGTCACCATTCTGGCCGAATCCGCCGAACGTTTAGAAAACATCGATTATGAGCGGGCCAAGGATGCCTATGAGCGGGCACAGCAGCGTCTGGCGGGTGACAAGGAAGATGTGGACTTTGCCCGGGCCCGGGCGGCGATGCAGCGGGCCCTGACGCGCATGAACATTGTGCAGGGCAGTGGCTCCACCCACTAG
- the atpD gene encoding F0F1 ATP synthase subunit beta codes for MAENMGKITQVMGPVVDVEFEQGKLPEILTALLITNPSINDQEDNLVVEVAQHLGDNVVRTVAMDITDGLVRGMPVKDTGNPIMVPVGEPALGRVLNVVGRPVDGLGPVSNEKMSPIHRLAPALTEQDVSVQVLETGVKVIDLLVPFPRGGKMGLFGGAGVGKTVIMMEMVNNIAMHHGGISVFAGVGERTREGNDLYHEMKDSGVLPKAALVYGQMTEPPGARMRVALSALTSAEYFRDQEGQDVLLFIDNIFRFTQAGQEVSSLLGRMPSAVGYQPTLAVELGELQERITSTDKGSITAVQCVYVPADDLTDPAPATTFAHLDGTVVLSRQIAELGIYPAVDPLDSTSRILDSNFIGEEHYRVAREVQTTLQRYKDLQDIIAILGMEELSDEDKVTVARARKIQRFLSQPFHVAETFTGLKGAFVKIADTIRAFQEICEGKHDDLPEQAFYMVGTIEEAVEKAKNMASA; via the coding sequence ATGGCAGAGAATATGGGTAAGATAACACAGGTTATGGGACCTGTGGTTGACGTCGAGTTCGAGCAGGGCAAGCTGCCGGAAATTCTGACAGCCTTGTTGATCACGAACCCGTCGATTAATGATCAGGAAGACAATCTTGTGGTTGAAGTGGCCCAGCATTTGGGTGACAATGTTGTGCGTACCGTTGCAATGGACATTACTGACGGCCTTGTTCGCGGCATGCCGGTCAAGGATACCGGCAATCCCATCATGGTTCCCGTGGGTGAACCCGCCCTGGGCCGGGTGCTCAATGTTGTGGGCCGGCCCGTTGATGGTCTGGGTCCTGTCAGCAATGAAAAAATGTCTCCCATTCACAGGCTGGCTCCGGCGTTGACAGAGCAGGATGTGTCCGTGCAGGTTCTGGAAACCGGTGTCAAAGTTATTGACTTGCTGGTTCCGTTTCCCCGCGGCGGGAAAATGGGTCTGTTCGGCGGTGCCGGTGTTGGAAAAACCGTTATTATGATGGAGATGGTCAACAATATCGCTATGCACCATGGCGGTATTTCCGTGTTTGCCGGAGTCGGGGAGCGAACCCGTGAAGGCAATGACCTGTACCATGAAATGAAGGATTCAGGCGTTTTGCCCAAGGCTGCACTTGTTTACGGGCAGATGACTGAGCCTCCCGGCGCACGTATGCGTGTGGCGCTCAGCGCCCTGACCAGCGCGGAGTATTTTCGCGACCAGGAAGGCCAGGACGTGCTGCTGTTTATTGACAATATTTTCCGTTTTACCCAGGCAGGTCAGGAAGTTTCCTCACTTCTCGGCCGCATGCCTTCGGCTGTTGGTTACCAGCCCACCCTGGCAGTGGAACTCGGTGAACTCCAGGAGCGCATTACCTCCACGGACAAGGGCTCGATTACAGCCGTCCAGTGCGTGTATGTGCCTGCTGACGACCTGACCGACCCGGCTCCGGCCACCACCTTTGCCCATCTTGACGGTACAGTGGTGCTTTCCCGTCAGATTGCAGAGCTTGGTATCTATCCCGCGGTTGACCCGCTGGATTCCACATCCCGCATCCTGGATTCCAACTTTATCGGCGAAGAGCATTACCGGGTCGCCCGGGAAGTGCAGACCACCCTGCAGCGTTACAAGGATTTGCAGGATATTATCGCCATTCTGGGTATGGAAGAGCTTTCTGACGAAGACAAAGTCACGGTTGCCCGGGCACGTAAAATTCAGCGATTTCTGTCCCAGCCTTTTCACGTGGCAGAAACCTTTACCGGCTTGAAGGGCGCATTTGTCAAGATAGCAGACACCATCCGCGCCTTTCAGGAAATCTGCGAAGGCAAGCACGATGATCTGCCGGAACAGGCTTTTTACATGGTGGGTACGATCGAAGAAGCGGTGGAAAAAGCCAAGAACATGGCTTCTGCATAA
- the atpG gene encoding ATP synthase F1 subunit gamma: MASLKEVKSKINGVKKTKQITKAMNMVAASKLRGAQTAMESFHPYAEKFAEVLGNIAGKAGDEVSPLLIAREEVKNVHIVLLTSDRGLCGGFNTNLLEKAESFMEEKVNAGADVSFTAFGKKGRDWCRREKLSIVDEYINVVGGKFGFNTASTSAQKIIDAFLNNEYDEVHVVYARFMSMASQPPVVQQLLPIPVIETAESQEQVAEEEKGYLPEHICEPSPDALLDEMLPRNVYVQLYNALLETSTSEHASRMKAMDNATKACDDMIESLTLAYNKARQAAITMELMDIVGGAEALRG; the protein is encoded by the coding sequence ATGGCATCCTTAAAAGAAGTCAAATCCAAGATTAACGGCGTCAAAAAGACCAAGCAGATTACCAAGGCCATGAATATGGTCGCGGCTTCCAAACTGCGCGGTGCCCAGACGGCCATGGAGTCTTTCCATCCGTATGCGGAAAAATTTGCCGAGGTATTGGGAAATATTGCCGGAAAAGCCGGTGATGAGGTCAGTCCGCTTCTCATTGCCCGGGAGGAAGTCAAAAATGTACATATTGTCCTGCTCACTTCGGACCGTGGGCTTTGCGGCGGCTTTAACACAAATCTGCTTGAAAAGGCAGAATCCTTCATGGAGGAAAAGGTCAATGCCGGTGCTGATGTTTCCTTTACCGCTTTTGGCAAAAAGGGAAGGGACTGGTGCCGGAGGGAGAAATTGTCCATCGTGGACGAATACATCAACGTGGTCGGCGGTAAATTCGGATTTAACACGGCTTCAACCTCGGCGCAAAAAATCATTGATGCGTTTTTAAACAATGAATATGACGAGGTCCACGTGGTATATGCCAGATTTATGAGCATGGCCAGTCAGCCGCCGGTGGTCCAGCAGCTGCTTCCCATCCCGGTGATCGAAACCGCGGAAAGCCAGGAGCAAGTCGCTGAAGAGGAAAAGGGCTACCTGCCCGAGCATATTTGCGAGCCTTCCCCGGATGCCCTTCTCGACGAGATGCTTCCGCGTAACGTCTATGTTCAGCTATATAATGCATTGCTGGAGACGTCCACCAGTGAACACGCATCCCGGATGAAGGCGATGGATAATGCCACCAAGGCATGTGATGATATGATTGAAAGCCTCACCCTGGCATACAATAAGGCCCGGCAGGCGGCAATTACAATGGAACTGATGGATATCGTCGGCGGTGCCGAAGCCCTGCGGGGATAA
- the atpA gene encoding F0F1 ATP synthase subunit alpha: MEIKAEEISQIIKDQIQEFDKKVELSETGIILSVGDGIARVYGLDKVQALELVEFPNGVLGLAMNLEEDNVGVAVMGETTDIKEGDIVKRTGRIAEVPVGDGVLGRVLSAVGEPVDGKGPVETKETRRIEMVAPGVIDRKSVHEPLYTGLKAIDAMTPVGRGQRELIIGDRQIGKTAVAIDAILSQKGQDVYCIYVATGQKRSTVAQVVATLEKHGAMEYTTVISACASDPATQQYVSPYAGCAIGEYFRDNGKHALIIYDDLSKQAAAYRQVSLLMRRPPGREAYPGDIFYNHSRLLERAAKLNDELGAGSLTALPIIETQAGDVSAYIPTNVISITDGQIYLEPGLFFAGVRPAINVGLSVSRVGGAAQEKAMKQVAGTLRLDLAQYRELESFAAFGSDLDAATQKQLLRGERLVEILKQPQYQPLPLEKQVLILYAGAKGFLDKLPINTLAKYEVGLYQFIDSRYPDILSGISEKREITDDIDQQLQKALAEYGEEFKDTIK; encoded by the coding sequence ATGGAAATAAAAGCCGAAGAAATCAGCCAGATTATTAAGGATCAAATCCAGGAGTTCGACAAGAAGGTAGAGCTTTCCGAAACCGGAATTATCTTGTCGGTTGGTGACGGCATCGCCCGCGTATATGGCCTTGACAAGGTCCAGGCACTGGAGCTTGTGGAATTTCCCAATGGGGTGCTCGGGCTGGCCATGAACCTTGAGGAAGATAATGTGGGTGTCGCCGTTATGGGTGAAACCACCGATATCAAGGAAGGCGACATTGTCAAGCGTACCGGCCGGATTGCTGAGGTGCCGGTGGGCGACGGCGTCCTTGGCCGGGTGCTTTCCGCAGTGGGCGAGCCGGTTGACGGCAAGGGACCCGTGGAAACCAAGGAAACACGAAGAATTGAGATGGTTGCACCGGGCGTTATTGACCGCAAAAGTGTGCATGAACCCCTCTATACCGGTTTGAAGGCCATTGACGCCATGACCCCTGTTGGCCGCGGTCAGCGGGAACTGATTATCGGCGACCGCCAGATCGGAAAAACTGCAGTAGCCATTGACGCGATCCTGAGCCAGAAAGGGCAGGATGTTTATTGCATTTACGTTGCCACAGGTCAGAAACGATCCACTGTCGCCCAGGTGGTTGCCACCCTGGAAAAGCACGGCGCCATGGAATATACCACGGTGATTTCCGCCTGTGCCTCTGACCCGGCAACCCAGCAGTACGTCTCTCCGTACGCTGGATGTGCCATCGGCGAGTATTTTCGTGACAACGGCAAACATGCCCTGATTATATATGACGATCTTTCCAAGCAGGCCGCAGCTTACCGCCAGGTCTCCCTGCTGATGCGCCGTCCGCCGGGACGCGAAGCCTATCCCGGAGATATTTTCTACAACCATTCCCGGTTGCTGGAACGCGCTGCCAAGCTAAATGATGAGCTCGGCGCCGGATCCCTGACCGCCCTGCCCATTATTGAAACTCAGGCAGGTGATGTTTCCGCATATATTCCCACTAACGTGATTTCCATTACAGACGGCCAGATTTATCTCGAACCCGGTCTGTTTTTCGCCGGTGTCCGCCCGGCCATCAACGTCGGACTCTCGGTTTCCCGGGTCGGTGGTGCCGCCCAGGAAAAGGCCATGAAACAGGTGGCCGGAACCCTGCGGCTGGATCTTGCCCAGTACAGGGAACTGGAGTCATTTGCAGCTTTTGGTTCCGATCTCGACGCGGCCACCCAGAAGCAGCTGCTGCGCGGTGAACGCCTGGTGGAGATCCTCAAGCAGCCCCAGTATCAGCCTCTTCCCCTGGAAAAGCAGGTGCTGATTCTCTACGCCGGTGCAAAGGGTTTTCTGGATAAGCTTCCCATCAATACCCTGGCCAAGTATGAGGTTGGTCTTTATCAGTTTATTGATAGCCGTTATCCCGACATTCTTTCCGGCATTTCCGAAAAACGGGAAATCACGGACGATATCGATCAGCAGCTCCAGAAGGCACTTGCCGAGTACGGCGAAGAGTTCAAGGATACGATCAAATAG
- a CDS encoding F0F1 ATP synthase subunit delta, with amino-acid sequence MRSSAIARRYAKALILIGRQDGQAEKYREELQSFVGLLNAQPEFAATVSNPLHSTENRKRVLNAVLAELDMSAVMKSFVTLLFKKKRFGYIQDINDHYQRLADELKGVVRAELTSATELSSDSFEQIRQSLSRLTGKEVVVEAKQDPELIGGVVTKIGDLVLDGSIRTQLKNMRESLKRGESV; translated from the coding sequence GTGAGAAGCTCAGCAATCGCAAGACGTTACGCCAAGGCCTTGATATTGATCGGCAGGCAGGACGGCCAGGCGGAGAAATACCGTGAGGAACTTCAGTCGTTTGTGGGACTGCTGAATGCACAGCCGGAATTTGCGGCAACTGTAAGCAATCCCCTCCACAGTACGGAAAACCGGAAGCGGGTGCTAAACGCCGTGCTTGCAGAACTGGACATGTCAGCCGTCATGAAATCCTTTGTAACCCTTTTGTTTAAGAAAAAGCGATTCGGTTACATTCAGGACATCAATGATCATTACCAAAGGCTTGCAGACGAATTAAAAGGTGTTGTGCGCGCCGAACTCACTTCGGCCACTGAACTTTCCTCTGATTCTTTTGAACAAATCCGCCAGTCCCTGTCCCGTCTGACCGGCAAGGAAGTGGTGGTTGAGGCCAAACAGGACCCCGAACTCATTGGCGGGGTGGTGACAAAGATTGGGGATCTTGTGCTCGATGGCAGCATTCGGACACAACTGAAAAATATGCGTGAATCTTTAAAAAGGGGTGAGAGTGTCTAA
- a CDS encoding F0F1 ATP synthase subunit B family protein encodes MLATAGIVFAASGGNGDHGGPGWVATDTYRVMNFIALVLILFFVLKKPLKQFLGDRIRLIKEQLDDLEAQKQETEKKLAEYNDRLSALSQEAEQIIDQYRQQGENLKEKILQEAQSAAGKLEEQARRNIEMEFAQAKLKLETEVFEKAIEKAEEKLKRETTPEDQEKLVQEYLTKVVTK; translated from the coding sequence ATGCTGGCGACCGCCGGCATTGTTTTTGCCGCCAGCGGGGGAAACGGGGACCATGGCGGTCCCGGCTGGGTTGCCACCGATACTTATCGGGTGATGAATTTTATTGCCTTGGTTCTGATCCTGTTTTTTGTTTTAAAAAAGCCTCTCAAGCAGTTTCTTGGTGATCGGATTCGGCTGATCAAAGAGCAGCTCGATGATCTTGAAGCCCAGAAGCAGGAAACCGAGAAAAAACTCGCCGAATACAACGATCGCCTTTCCGCCCTTAGTCAGGAAGCCGAACAAATCATTGACCAGTACCGCCAGCAGGGTGAAAACCTGAAGGAAAAAATCCTTCAGGAAGCCCAGTCAGCTGCCGGTAAGCTCGAGGAGCAGGCCCGGCGCAATATTGAAATGGAATTTGCCCAGGCCAAGCTGAAACTGGAAACCGAGGTGTTTGAGAAAGCGATTGAAAAAGCCGAGGAAAAGCTCAAACGGGAAACAACCCCTGAGGACCAGGAGAAACTTGTGCAAGAATATCTAACTAAGGTGGTGACAAAGTGA
- a CDS encoding ATP synthase F0 subunit B produces MINVDGSLFIQMVNFVVLIWALNFVLYRPIRGILAQRREKVEGLEQGIATYEQDLSEKEQAIQAGIKQAREKGQKEKEELEEQAREQERRMMEQINEKARSDMAEIRERVGREVETVRKSLQPQVDQFADQISEKILGRAL; encoded by the coding sequence ATGATCAATGTTGATGGATCGCTATTCATCCAGATGGTAAATTTTGTGGTGCTGATCTGGGCGTTGAATTTTGTCCTTTATCGTCCGATCCGGGGCATCCTTGCCCAGCGCCGGGAAAAAGTCGAGGGTCTGGAGCAGGGTATTGCCACATACGAGCAGGATCTTTCTGAAAAGGAACAGGCGATTCAGGCCGGCATCAAGCAGGCACGGGAAAAGGGGCAGAAGGAAAAGGAAGAACTTGAGGAGCAGGCTCGTGAGCAGGAACGCCGGATGATGGAACAGATCAATGAAAAGGCGCGTTCCGATATGGCTGAAATCCGGGAGCGTGTGGGGCGGGAGGTTGAAACCGTTCGGAAATCTCTCCAGCCGCAGGTTGACCAATTTGCCGACCAAATCAGCGAAAAGATACTGGGGAGGGCGCTTTGA